One region of Quercus lobata isolate SW786 chromosome 2, ValleyOak3.0 Primary Assembly, whole genome shotgun sequence genomic DNA includes:
- the LOC115976150 gene encoding receptor-like protein EIX2 isoform X1 — protein MTLIMGRRSHKLLSAIFIFLLHLIPALGVISRDGDNNMWCIESERQALLEFKESLINDNNLLSSWGNEDAKKNCCSWERVQCNNQTGHVLELHLDSCGLRGKISPSLIELHHLSYLDLSGNDFNNSEIPKFINSLSNLQYLILHSANLSGPIPFQLGKFSHLQYLDLSWNNLKPVQNLEWLSHLVSIEHLELSNLNLSAANDWLRVVSGLPKLSELWLSNCSLPLITPSSLLHINSSKSLTYLDLAYNPCINSLIFLWLNSSTNLVFVDLSSNQLQGSIPNIFGNMKSLEQLFLNDNQLEGGIPKSLGDICTLCELYLSSNNLNGQVLDFFHNLQGCAKDSLESLHLGRNQITGSVPNFAIFPSLRELDISNNKFNGTLGERIGSLHKLEFLDIRSNMLEGVISETLLSNFPNLYCLELSSNSFTLNLSFDWVPPFQLIDLYLRSCKLGPDFPNWIRTQRNLIFLDLSNTGISNTIPTWFWNMPFELNYLNLSQNQIKGRLPNASSIFSNFAILDFSSNRFEGPLPVISSNLSSLNLSKNKFSGLNSFICSKIGGMMHLDLSSNNLYEGIPDCFMHWQELEILNLAHNNLFAKIPHSMGSLIQLIALDLSNNSLSGELPWSLQNCTLLRFMHLEKNKLSGTIPAWIGERMSSLIILSLRSNIFHGSIQSQICLLTHIKYLDLSQNNISGTIPECLDNLIAMAHKISDVMTNKYFIWNGPEYSFYTDYGSYSDNSVHIIVGWKGNVYEYGKNFGEMRSIDLANNKLTGNIPEGISSLIELKALNLSGNMLTGVIPKNIGKLEQLESLDLSRNRFSGSLPASMVSLHYLGYLDLSYNKLSGRIPTGTQLQSFDPSRFMGNAGLCGPPLTEKCLEDVTPNVGGSKNHQEDRDAGSKIHQGDRDEFWKCLYVGTGFGFAAGFWGVCVSLILNRSWRHAYFLMLINLKDWLYVTIVVHTTILLKMFHNWRLSQLH, from the coding sequence ATGACATTGATTATGGGTAGAAGGTCTCATAAACTTCTGTccgcaatttttatttttttactacaCTTGATACCAGCCCTTGGAGTCATTTCAAGGGATGGAGACAATAACATGTGGTGCATAGAGAGTGAGAGACAAGCACTCCTTGAGTTCAAAGAAAGCCTTATTAATGACAACAATTTGCTCTCTTCGTGGGGGAATGAAGatgcaaagaaaaattgttGCAGTTGGGAGAGAGTTCAGTGTAACAACCAAACTGGCCATGTACTCGAGCTTCATCTTGATTCTTGCGGGTTACGAGGTAAGATTAGTCCTTCATTGATTGAGTTGCATCATTTGAGTTATTTGGATCTTAGTGGCAATGATTTTAATAATAGCGAAATTCCAAAGTTCATCAATTCACTCAGTAACTTACAGTACCTTATTCTACATAGCGCCAATCTAAGTGGGCCAATTCCATTTCAACTGGGTAAATTTTCGCACTTGCAATATCTCGATCTCAGTTGGAATAATTTGAAACCTGTCCAAAATCTCGAATGGCTTTCTCATCTTGTATCAATAGAACACCTTGAGCTAAGTAATTTAAATCTTAGTGCAGCCAATGATTGGCTGAGAGTTGTTAGTGGTCTCCCTAAGCTATCAGAGTTATGGCTATCTAATTGTTCTCTTCCTTTGATCACTCCCTCTTCTCTTTTGCATATCAATTCCTCTAAATCCCTTACTTATCTCGATCTCGCTTACAACCCTTGCATCAACTCTTTGATATTCCTCTGGTTGAATTCTAGTACCAAccttgtttttgttgatctttCTTCAAATCAGTTACAAGGTTCAATTCCGAATATTTTCGGTAACATGAAGTCTTTGGAGCAACTCTTTCTTAATGATAATCAACTTGAAGGTGGCATTCCAAAATCCCTTGGTGATATATGTACTTTATGTGAATTGTACTTGTCGTCGAACAATCTCAATGGACAAGTTCTTGACTTCTTCCACAACTTGCAAGGATGCGCAAAAGATTCACTAGAGAGCTTACATTTAGGTAGGAATCAAATTACGGGGTCAGTGCCTAATTTTGCAATATTTCCATCATTAAGAGAGTTAGATATCtctaacaataaatttaatggGACTTTGGGGGAAAGAATAGGAAGCCTACATAAGTTAGAGTTTTTGGATATCCGTTCAAATATGTTGGAAGGCGTTATCTCTGAAACCCTACTTTCAAATTTCCCCAATTTGTACTGTTTAGAATTATCTTCTAATTCTTTTACTTTAAATCTCAGCTTTGATTGGGTTCCCCCTTTCCAATTGATTGACTTATACTTGAGATCTTGCAAGTTGGGTCCTGATTTCCCAAATTGGATTAGAACTCAAAGAAACCTTATCTTCCTTGATCTCTCCAATACTGGAATTTCAAATACCATCCCTACTTGGTTCTGGAACATGCCTTTTgagttaaattatttaaatttgtctcaaaaccaaatcaaaggTAGATTGCCAAATGCATCAAGTATATTTTCAAACTTTGCCATACTAGATTTCAGCTCAAACAGATTTGAAGGCCCACTACCAGTGATTTCTTCTAATTTGTCCTCGCTAAATCtctccaaaaacaagttttcaGGGTTAAATTCATTTATATGCTCGAAGATTGGGGGTATGATGCACCTTGACCTCTCAAGCAACAATCTATATGAAGGGATCCCTGATTGTTTCATGCATTGGCAagaacttgaaattttgaatttggctcACAATAATTTGTTCGCGAAAATTCCACACTCTATGGGTTCTTTAATACAACTTATAGCATTGGACTTAAGCAACAATAGCTTGTCGGGGGAATTGCCTTGGTCTTTGCAGAATTGCACTTTGTTGAGATTTATGCACTtggaaaagaataaattatCTGGGACGATACCAGCTTGGATAGGGGAAAGAATGTCCTCATTGATCATTCTTAGCCTTAGATCTAATATTTTCCATGGAAGCATACAGTCACAAATTTGTTTGCTAACCCATATTAAATATTTAGACCTATCTCAAAACAATATATCTGGAACCATTCCAGAGTGCCTTGATAATTTGATTGCCATGGCTCACAAAATTTCAGATGTTATGACTAACAAGTACTTCATTTGGAATGGCCCTGAATATAGTTTTTATACTGATTATGGTAGTTATAGTGACAATAGTGTCCATATAATTGTTGGTTGGAAAGGAAATGTGTATGAGTATGGAAAGAATTTTGGAGAAATGAGGAGCATTGATCTTGCAAACAACAAATTGACTGGAAATATTCCAGAGGGGATATCCAGCCTCATAGAATTGAAAGCATTGAATTTATCAGGAAACATGTTGACTGGAGTAATCCCTAAAAACATTGGTAAGTTGGAACAATTGGAATCTTTGGATTTGTCGAGAAATCGGTTTTCTGGTTCATTACCTGCTAGCATGGTTAGTTTACATTATTTGGGCTATCTTGACTTGTCCTATAATAAATTATCGGGAAGAATTCCAACAGGCACTCAACTCCAGTCCTTCGACCCTAGCAGATTCATGGGTAATGCTGGACTTTGTGGACCTCCACTTACAGAAAAGTGCCTAGAAGATGTAACACCCAACGTTGGAGGCAGTAAAAACCATCAAGAAGATCGAGATGCAGGAAGTAAAATCCATCAAGGAGATCGAGACGAATTCTGGAAGTGTCTTTATGTTGGTACAGGGTTTGGATTCGCTGCTGGTTTTTGGGGAGTTTGTGTCTCTTTAATATTGAACCGTTCTTGGAGACATGCATATTTCCTAATGTTGATCAACCTGAAGGATTGGTTGTACGTGACAATAGTGGTACATACTACAATATTGCTAAAGATGTTTCACAACTGGAGGCTATCACAACTTCACTAA
- the LOC115968155 gene encoding uncharacterized protein LOC115968155, which yields MANKDWIGKFQMSKVIHLSAYASDHLPILLHVQSFVPQIRERGFKFEESWLLMEDCEATVKGAWGGELAVEQGLASTLKKIQACGSELMRWGLTRTTLDEEAIKQIQKRLDRLNEEEMITDSKAEYLELNKKMDEFLQKQEIY from the coding sequence ATGGCCAATAAAGATTGGATTGGGAAATTTCAAATGAGCAAAGTTATACACCTATCAGCATATGCTTCGGATCATTTACCAATTCTTTTAcatgttcaatcttttgttcCACAAATACGTGAGAGAGGATTTAAATTTGAGGAGTCTTGGCTACTTATGGAGGATTGTGAAGCTACGGTAAAGGGGGCTTGGGGTGGTGAGCTGGCTGTTGAGCAGGGATTAGCTTCAACCTTGAAGAAAATACAAGCTTGTGGATCGGAATTAATGAGGTGGGGCTTGACAAGAACAActttggatgaagaagctaTTAAACAAATCCAAAAGAGGTTGGACAGATTAAATGAAGAGGAGATGATTACTGATAGCAAGGCCGAATACCTAGAGCTAAACAAAAAGATGGATGAGTTTCTCCAAAAACAGGAAATTTACTAG
- the LOC115976149 gene encoding protein arginine N-methyltransferase 1.1, with translation MGRRKNSNDNNMNQSSHSHHSHNSKIRFEDPEEEEEETTQCSNNLDESMCDPECSDKAIDEPNDVSFMDGDDKTSADYYFDSYSHFGIHEEMLKDVVRTKTYQNVIYQNKFLFKDKVVLDVGAGTGILSLFCAKAGAAHVYAVECSHMADMAKEIVEANGFSNVITVLKGKIEEIDLPVAKVDIIISEWMGYFLLFENMLNTVLHARDKWLVEDGVVLPDKTSLYLTAIEDAEYKDDKIEFWNNVYGFDMSCIKKQALMEPLVDTVDQNQIVTNCQLLKTMDISKMAPGDASFTAPFKLVAERDDYIHALVAYFDVSFTKCHKLTGFSTGPRSRVTHWKQTVLYLEDVLTICEGEAIVGSLAVAQNKKNPRDVDIMLKYSLNGRRCMVSKTQHYKMR, from the exons ATGGGTCGCCGAAAGAACAGCAACGACAACAACATGAACCAGAGCTCACACTCACACCATTCCCACAACTCGAAGATCCGCTTCGAGGACCccgaggaggaggaggaggagaccACCCAGTGTTCCAACAACCTCGACGAGTCTATGTGCGACCCCGAATGTTCCGACAAGGCCATTGATGAGCCCAACGACGTGTCGTTTATGGATGGCGATGACAAAACCAGTGCCGACTATTACTTCGATTCCTACTCTCACTTTG GTATTCATGAA GAAATGTTGAAGGATGTTGTGAGAACTAAGACATATCAAAATGTTATTTATCAGAATAAATTTCTATTCAAGGATAAAGTAGTTCTTGATGTGGGGGCTGGTACTGGAATTTTGTCCCTATTTTGTGCCAAAGCTGGTGCTGCACATGTTTATGCG GTTGAGTGCTCCCATATGGCTGACATGGCAAAAGAGATTGTTGAAGCAAATGGATTTTCTAATg TTATAACTGTTTTGAAGGGGAAGATCGAAGAAATTGATCTTCCAGTTGCTAAAGTGGATATAATTATTTCCGAATGGATGGGTTACTTCTTATTGTTTGAGAATATGTTAAATACTGTCCTGCATGCTCGTGACAAATGGCTT GTCGAGGATGGAGTTGTGCTACCTGACAAAACTTCCCTATACTTGACAGCCATTGAGGATGCCGAGTACAAAGATGACAAGATTGAAT TCTGGAATAATGTATATGGCTTTGACATGAGCTGCATCAAGAAGCAAGCATTGATGGAGCCTCTTGTTGACACAGTTGACCAGAACCAAATTGTTACTAACTGCCAGTTACTAAAG ACAATGGATATCTCCAAGATGGCCCCTGGGGATGCTTCCTTCACAGCTCCTTTCAAGCTTGTGGCAGAACGTGATGACTACATCCATGCTCTTGTAGCCTATTTTGATGTATCATTTACCAAGTGTCACAAGTTGACAGGCTTCTCCACAG GGCCAAGATCGAGGGTTACTCATTGGAAGCAAACGGTCCTGTACCTGGAAGATGTGCTGACCATTTGCGAAGGTGAGGCAATAGTTGGGAGCTTGGCTGTGgcacaaaacaagaaaaatccCCGTGATGTCGATATAATGCTCAAATATTCATTAAATGGTCGGCGTTGCATGGTTTCAAAAACCCAGCACTATAAGATGCGCTAA
- the LOC115976148 gene encoding uncharacterized protein LOC115976148 has translation MGKIKSLFFIVVSMLLVSAWIPVSNGSKKVVASARKEDIPYIKCQVCEKLAAQLYHQVQKKQAEIDPKKISEYQIIEITENVCNLKKAEADWILLIDIVEQGNKLKLVEQESEGQCNSECKTIERACQEVMGYSDTDVAEYLYTSKPQIDSLVNFLCKDLTKACSTKPPPVPKDRTPGEPFVPKSSKEAEMEKIMKSMEGMPGAPGMKMYSRDDLMNMNNFGGDDEEEEDDDEEAHFPSNLGKVLRQKESTKGDWKQKITTGITHARDSLKKHAYKVSNRVRQWWKGKKTAGSKNLKNSKSDL, from the exons ATGGGGAAAATAAAGTCTCTGTTTTTCATTGTAGTGTCTATGTTACTAGTCTCAGCATGGATACCAGTCTCCAATGGTTCCAAGAAAGTAGTGGCGAGTGCTAGAAAGGAAGACATTCCGTACATCAAATGCCAGGTCTGTGAAAAGCTCGCAGCACAGTTGTACCACCAGGTTCAGAAGAAGCAAGCTGAGATCGATCCCAAGAAG ATCTCAGAGTATCAAATAATTGAGATAACGGAAAATGTTTGTaatctgaagaaagctgaaGCGGATTGGATTTTACTGATAGATATAGTGGAGCAAGGTAATAAGTTGAAG CTGGTGGAACAAGAATCAGAAGGACAATGCAATTCAGAGTGCAAGACTATTGAGCGAGCTTGCCAAGAG GTCATGGGGTATTCTGATACTGATGTTGCCGAATATCTATACACATCTAAGCCTCAAATTGATTCATTGGTTAACTTTTTATGCAAAGACCTCACTAAAGCATGCAGTACCAAGCCACCTCCAGTTCCCAAG GATAGGACTCCTGGAGAACCTTTTGTGCCCAAGTCATCCAAAGAGGCTGAGATGGAAAAGATAATGAAATCTATGGAG GGTATGCCAGGAGCTCCTGGCATGAAAATGTATTCGAGAGATGATTTGATGAACATGAATAATTTTGGtggtgatgatgaagaagaagaagatgatgacgaGGAGGCACATTTCCCCTCAAATTTG GGCAAAGTTCTGAGGCAGAAAGAGAGTACAAAAGGCGATTGGAAACAGAAGATCACCACAGGAATCACACATGCGAGGGACTCGTTAAAGAAACATGCATACAAAGTCTCCAACCGGGTTAGGCAGTggtggaaaggaaaaaagacaGCAGGTTCAAAGAATTTGAAGAACAGCAAGTCAGATCTTTAG
- the LOC115976150 gene encoding receptor-like protein EIX2 isoform X2, with product MTLIMGRRSHKLLSAIFIFLLHLIPALGVISRDGDNNMWCIESERQALLEFKESLINDNNLLSSWGNEDAKKNCCSWERVQCNNQTGHVLELHLDSCGLRGLNSFICSKIGGMMHLDLSSNNLYEGIPDCFMHWQELEILNLAHNNLFAKIPHSMGSLIQLIALDLSNNSLSGELPWSLQNCTLLRFMHLEKNKLSGTIPAWIGERMSSLIILSLRSNIFHGSIQSQICLLTHIKYLDLSQNNISGTIPECLDNLIAMAHKISDVMTNKYFIWNGPEYSFYTDYGSYSDNSVHIIVGWKGNVYEYGKNFGEMRSIDLANNKLTGNIPEGISSLIELKALNLSGNMLTGVIPKNIGKLEQLESLDLSRNRFSGSLPASMVSLHYLGYLDLSYNKLSGRIPTGTQLQSFDPSRFMGNAGLCGPPLTEKCLEDVTPNVGGSKNHQEDRDAGSKIHQGDRDEFWKCLYVGTGFGFAAGFWGVCVSLILNRSWRHAYFLMLINLKDWLYVTIVVHTTILLKMFHNWRLSQLH from the exons ATGACATTGATTATGGGTAGAAGGTCTCATAAACTTCTGTccgcaatttttatttttttactacaCTTGATACCAGCCCTTGGAGTCATTTCAAGGGATGGAGACAATAACATGTGGTGCATAGAGAGTGAGAGACAAGCACTCCTTGAGTTCAAAGAAAGCCTTATTAATGACAACAATTTGCTCTCTTCGTGGGGGAATGAAGatgcaaagaaaaattgttGCAGTTGGGAGAGAGTTCAGTGTAACAACCAAACTGGCCATGTACTCGAGCTTCATCTTGATTCTTGCGGGTTACGAG GGTTAAATTCATTTATATGCTCGAAGATTGGGGGTATGATGCACCTTGACCTCTCAAGCAACAATCTATATGAAGGGATCCCTGATTGTTTCATGCATTGGCAagaacttgaaattttgaatttggctcACAATAATTTGTTCGCGAAAATTCCACACTCTATGGGTTCTTTAATACAACTTATAGCATTGGACTTAAGCAACAATAGCTTGTCGGGGGAATTGCCTTGGTCTTTGCAGAATTGCACTTTGTTGAGATTTATGCACTtggaaaagaataaattatCTGGGACGATACCAGCTTGGATAGGGGAAAGAATGTCCTCATTGATCATTCTTAGCCTTAGATCTAATATTTTCCATGGAAGCATACAGTCACAAATTTGTTTGCTAACCCATATTAAATATTTAGACCTATCTCAAAACAATATATCTGGAACCATTCCAGAGTGCCTTGATAATTTGATTGCCATGGCTCACAAAATTTCAGATGTTATGACTAACAAGTACTTCATTTGGAATGGCCCTGAATATAGTTTTTATACTGATTATGGTAGTTATAGTGACAATAGTGTCCATATAATTGTTGGTTGGAAAGGAAATGTGTATGAGTATGGAAAGAATTTTGGAGAAATGAGGAGCATTGATCTTGCAAACAACAAATTGACTGGAAATATTCCAGAGGGGATATCCAGCCTCATAGAATTGAAAGCATTGAATTTATCAGGAAACATGTTGACTGGAGTAATCCCTAAAAACATTGGTAAGTTGGAACAATTGGAATCTTTGGATTTGTCGAGAAATCGGTTTTCTGGTTCATTACCTGCTAGCATGGTTAGTTTACATTATTTGGGCTATCTTGACTTGTCCTATAATAAATTATCGGGAAGAATTCCAACAGGCACTCAACTCCAGTCCTTCGACCCTAGCAGATTCATGGGTAATGCTGGACTTTGTGGACCTCCACTTACAGAAAAGTGCCTAGAAGATGTAACACCCAACGTTGGAGGCAGTAAAAACCATCAAGAAGATCGAGATGCAGGAAGTAAAATCCATCAAGGAGATCGAGACGAATTCTGGAAGTGTCTTTATGTTGGTACAGGGTTTGGATTCGCTGCTGGTTTTTGGGGAGTTTGTGTCTCTTTAATATTGAACCGTTCTTGGAGACATGCATATTTCCTAATGTTGATCAACCTGAAGGATTGGTTGTACGTGACAATAGTGGTACATACTACAATATTGCTAAAGATGTTTCACAACTGGAGGCTATCACAACTTCACTAA